Proteins from a single region of Symphalangus syndactylus isolate Jambi chromosome 12, NHGRI_mSymSyn1-v2.1_pri, whole genome shotgun sequence:
- the VCAM1 gene encoding vascular cell adhesion protein 1 isoform X2 encodes MPGKMAVIFGASNILWIMFAASQAFKIETTPESRYLAQIGDSVSLTCSTTGSFPKDPEIHFSGPLEAGKPITVKCSVADVYPFDRLEIDLLKGDHLMKSQEFLEDADRKSLETKSLEVTFTPVIEDIGKVLVCRAKLRIEEMDSVPTERQAVKELQVYISPKNTVISVNPSTKLQEGGSVTMTCSSEGLPPPEIFWSKKLDNGNLQHLSGNATLTLIAMRMEDSGIYVCEGVNLIGKNRKEVELIVQEKPFTVEISPGPQIAAQIGDSVLLTCSVMGCESPSFSWRTQIDSPLSGKVRSEGTNSTLTLSPVSFENEHSYLCTVTCGHKKLEKGIQVELYSFPRDPEIEMSGDLIGGSPVTVSCKVPSVYPLDRLEIELLKGETILKNIEFLEDTDMKSLENKSLEMTFIPTIEDTGKALVCQAKLHIDDMEFEPKQRQSTQTLYVNVAPRDTTVLVSPSSILGEGSSVNMTCLSHGFPAPKILWSRQLPNGELQPFSENATLTLISTKMEDSGVYICEGINQAGRSRKEVELIIQVTPKDIKLTAFPSESVKEGDTVIISCTCGNVPETWIILKKKAETGDTVLKSIDGAYTIQKAQLKDAGVYECESKNKVGSQLRSLTLDVQGRENNKDYFSPELLGLYFASSLIIPAIGMIIYFARKANMKGSYSLVEAQKSKV; translated from the exons ATGCCTGGGAAGATGGCCGTGATCTTTGGAGCCTCAAATATACTTTGGATAATGTTTGCAGCTT CTCAAGCTTTTAAAATCGAGACCACCCCAGAATCTAGATATCTTGCTCAGATTGGTGACTCCGTCTCATTGACTTGCAGCACCACAGGCT CTTTTCCTAAGGATCCAGAGATTCATTTCAGTGGccctctggaggctgggaagccgaTCACAGTCAAGTGTTCGGTTGCTGATGTATACCCATTTGACAGGCTGGAGATAGACTTACTGAAAGGAGATCATCTCATGAAGAGTCAGGAATTTCTGGAGGATGCAGACAGGAAGTCCCTGGAAACCAAGAGTTTGGAAGTAACCTTTACTCCTGTCATTGAGGATATTGGAAAAGTTCTTGTTTGCCGAGCTAAATTACGCATTGAGGAAATGGATTCTGTGCCCACAGAAAGGCAGGCTGTAAAAGAATTGCAAGTCTACA taTCACCCAAGAATACAGTTATTTCTGTGAATCCATCCACAAAGCTACAAGAAGGTGGCTCTGTGACCATGACCTGTTCCAGTGAGGGTCTACCACCTCCAGAGATTTTCTGGAGTAAGAAATTAGATAATGGGAATCTACAGCATCTTTCTGGGAATGCAACTCTCACTTTAATTGCTATGAGGATGGAAGATTCTGGAATTTATGTGTGTGAAGGAGTTAATTTGattggaaaaaacagaaaagaggtgGAATTAATTGTTCAAG AGAAACCATTTACTGTTGAGATCTCCCCTGGACCCCAGATTGCTGCTCAGATTGGAGACTCCGTCCTGTTGACATGTAGTGTCATGGGCTGTGAGTCCCCATCTTTCTCCTGGAGAACCCAGATAGACAGCCCTCTGAGCGGCAAGGTGAGGAGTGAGGGGACCAATTCCACGCTGACCCTGAGCCCTGTGAGTTTTGAGAACGAACACTCTTACCTGTGCACAGTGACTTGTGGACATAAGAAACTGGAAAAGGGAATCCAGGTGGAGCTCTACT CATTCCCTAGAGATCCAGAAATCGAGATGAGTGGTGACCTCATTGGTGGGAGCCCCGTCACTGTAAGCTGCAAGGTTCCTAGCGTGTACCCCCTTGACCGGTTGGAGATTGAATTACTTAAGGGGGAGACTATTCTGAAGAATATAGAGTTTTTGGAGGATACGGATATGAAATCTCTAGAGAACAAAAGTTTGGAAATGACCTTCATCCCTACCATTGAAGATACTGGAAAAGCTCTTGTTTGTCAGGCTAAGTTACATATTGATGACATGGAATTCGAACCCAAACAAAGGCAGAGTACACAAACACTTTATGTCAATG TTGCCCCCAGAGATACAACCGTCTTGGTCAGCCCTTCCTCCATCCTGGGGGAAGGCAGTTCTGTGAATATGACATGCTTGAGCCACGGCTTTCCTGCTCCGAAAATCCTGTGGAGTAGGCAGCTCCCTAATGGGGAGCTACAGCCTTTTTCTGAGAATGCAACTCTCACCTTAATTTCTACAAAAATGGAAGATTCTGGGGTTTATATATGTGAAGGAATTAACCAGGCTGGAAGAAGCAGAAAGGAAGTGGAATTAATTATCCAAG TTACTccaaaagacataaaacttacaGCTTTTCCTTCTGAGAGTGTCAAAGAAGGAGATACTGTCATCATCTCTTGTACATGTGGAAATGTTCCAGAAACATGGATAATCCTGAAGAAAAAAGCAGAGACAGGAGACACGGTACTAAAATCTATAGATGGCGCCTATACCATCCAAAAGGCCCAGTTGAAAGATGCAGGAGTATATGAATGTGAATCTAAAAACAAAGTTGGCTCACAATTAAGAAGTTTAACACTAGATGTTCAAG gaagagaaaacaaCAAAGACTATTTTTCTCCTGAGCTTCTCGGGCTCTATTTTGCATCCTCCTTAATAATACCTGCCATTGGAATGATAATTTACTTTGCAAGAAAAGCCAACATGAAGGGGTCATATAGTCTTGTAGAAGCACAGAAATCAAAAGTGTAG
- the VCAM1 gene encoding vascular cell adhesion protein 1 isoform X1, producing the protein MPGKMAVIFGASNILWIMFAASQAFKIETTPESRYLAQIGDSVSLTCSTTGCESPFFSWRTQIDSPLNGKVTNEGTTSTLTMNPVSFGNEHSYLCTATCESRKLEKGIQVEIYSFPKDPEIHFSGPLEAGKPITVKCSVADVYPFDRLEIDLLKGDHLMKSQEFLEDADRKSLETKSLEVTFTPVIEDIGKVLVCRAKLRIEEMDSVPTERQAVKELQVYISPKNTVISVNPSTKLQEGGSVTMTCSSEGLPPPEIFWSKKLDNGNLQHLSGNATLTLIAMRMEDSGIYVCEGVNLIGKNRKEVELIVQEKPFTVEISPGPQIAAQIGDSVLLTCSVMGCESPSFSWRTQIDSPLSGKVRSEGTNSTLTLSPVSFENEHSYLCTVTCGHKKLEKGIQVELYSFPRDPEIEMSGDLIGGSPVTVSCKVPSVYPLDRLEIELLKGETILKNIEFLEDTDMKSLENKSLEMTFIPTIEDTGKALVCQAKLHIDDMEFEPKQRQSTQTLYVNVAPRDTTVLVSPSSILGEGSSVNMTCLSHGFPAPKILWSRQLPNGELQPFSENATLTLISTKMEDSGVYICEGINQAGRSRKEVELIIQVTPKDIKLTAFPSESVKEGDTVIISCTCGNVPETWIILKKKAETGDTVLKSIDGAYTIQKAQLKDAGVYECESKNKVGSQLRSLTLDVQGRENNKDYFSPELLGLYFASSLIIPAIGMIIYFARKANMKGSYSLVEAQKSKV; encoded by the exons ATGCCTGGGAAGATGGCCGTGATCTTTGGAGCCTCAAATATACTTTGGATAATGTTTGCAGCTT CTCAAGCTTTTAAAATCGAGACCACCCCAGAATCTAGATATCTTGCTCAGATTGGTGACTCCGTCTCATTGACTTGCAGCACCACAGGCTGTGAGTCCCCATTTTTCTCTTGGAGAACCCAGATAGATAGTCCACTGAATGGGAAGGTGACGAATGAGGGGACCACGTCTACGCTGACAATGAATCCTGTTAGTTTTGGGAACGAACACTCTTACCTGTGCACAGCAACTTGTGAATCTAGGAAATTGGAAAAAGGAATCCAGGTGGAGATCTACT CTTTTCCTAAGGATCCAGAGATTCATTTCAGTGGccctctggaggctgggaagccgaTCACAGTCAAGTGTTCGGTTGCTGATGTATACCCATTTGACAGGCTGGAGATAGACTTACTGAAAGGAGATCATCTCATGAAGAGTCAGGAATTTCTGGAGGATGCAGACAGGAAGTCCCTGGAAACCAAGAGTTTGGAAGTAACCTTTACTCCTGTCATTGAGGATATTGGAAAAGTTCTTGTTTGCCGAGCTAAATTACGCATTGAGGAAATGGATTCTGTGCCCACAGAAAGGCAGGCTGTAAAAGAATTGCAAGTCTACA taTCACCCAAGAATACAGTTATTTCTGTGAATCCATCCACAAAGCTACAAGAAGGTGGCTCTGTGACCATGACCTGTTCCAGTGAGGGTCTACCACCTCCAGAGATTTTCTGGAGTAAGAAATTAGATAATGGGAATCTACAGCATCTTTCTGGGAATGCAACTCTCACTTTAATTGCTATGAGGATGGAAGATTCTGGAATTTATGTGTGTGAAGGAGTTAATTTGattggaaaaaacagaaaagaggtgGAATTAATTGTTCAAG AGAAACCATTTACTGTTGAGATCTCCCCTGGACCCCAGATTGCTGCTCAGATTGGAGACTCCGTCCTGTTGACATGTAGTGTCATGGGCTGTGAGTCCCCATCTTTCTCCTGGAGAACCCAGATAGACAGCCCTCTGAGCGGCAAGGTGAGGAGTGAGGGGACCAATTCCACGCTGACCCTGAGCCCTGTGAGTTTTGAGAACGAACACTCTTACCTGTGCACAGTGACTTGTGGACATAAGAAACTGGAAAAGGGAATCCAGGTGGAGCTCTACT CATTCCCTAGAGATCCAGAAATCGAGATGAGTGGTGACCTCATTGGTGGGAGCCCCGTCACTGTAAGCTGCAAGGTTCCTAGCGTGTACCCCCTTGACCGGTTGGAGATTGAATTACTTAAGGGGGAGACTATTCTGAAGAATATAGAGTTTTTGGAGGATACGGATATGAAATCTCTAGAGAACAAAAGTTTGGAAATGACCTTCATCCCTACCATTGAAGATACTGGAAAAGCTCTTGTTTGTCAGGCTAAGTTACATATTGATGACATGGAATTCGAACCCAAACAAAGGCAGAGTACACAAACACTTTATGTCAATG TTGCCCCCAGAGATACAACCGTCTTGGTCAGCCCTTCCTCCATCCTGGGGGAAGGCAGTTCTGTGAATATGACATGCTTGAGCCACGGCTTTCCTGCTCCGAAAATCCTGTGGAGTAGGCAGCTCCCTAATGGGGAGCTACAGCCTTTTTCTGAGAATGCAACTCTCACCTTAATTTCTACAAAAATGGAAGATTCTGGGGTTTATATATGTGAAGGAATTAACCAGGCTGGAAGAAGCAGAAAGGAAGTGGAATTAATTATCCAAG TTACTccaaaagacataaaacttacaGCTTTTCCTTCTGAGAGTGTCAAAGAAGGAGATACTGTCATCATCTCTTGTACATGTGGAAATGTTCCAGAAACATGGATAATCCTGAAGAAAAAAGCAGAGACAGGAGACACGGTACTAAAATCTATAGATGGCGCCTATACCATCCAAAAGGCCCAGTTGAAAGATGCAGGAGTATATGAATGTGAATCTAAAAACAAAGTTGGCTCACAATTAAGAAGTTTAACACTAGATGTTCAAG gaagagaaaacaaCAAAGACTATTTTTCTCCTGAGCTTCTCGGGCTCTATTTTGCATCCTCCTTAATAATACCTGCCATTGGAATGATAATTTACTTTGCAAGAAAAGCCAACATGAAGGGGTCATATAGTCTTGTAGAAGCACAGAAATCAAAAGTGTAG
- the VCAM1 gene encoding vascular cell adhesion protein 1 isoform X3, which produces MPGKMAVIFGASNILWIMFAASQAFKIETTPESRYLAQIGDSVSLTCSTTGCESPFFSWRTQIDSPLNGKVTNEGTTSTLTMNPVSFGNEHSYLCTATCESRKLEKGIQVEIYSFPKDPEIHFSGPLEAGKPITVKCSVADVYPFDRLEIDLLKGDHLMKSQEFLEDADRKSLETKSLEVTFTPVIEDIGKVLVCRAKLRIEEMDSVPTERQAVKELQVYISPKNTVISVNPSTKLQEGGSVTMTCSSEGLPPPEIFWSKKLDNGNLQHLSGNATLTLIAMRMEDSGIYVCEGVNLIGKNRKEVELIVQAFPRDPEIEMSGDLIGGSPVTVSCKVPSVYPLDRLEIELLKGETILKNIEFLEDTDMKSLENKSLEMTFIPTIEDTGKALVCQAKLHIDDMEFEPKQRQSTQTLYVNVAPRDTTVLVSPSSILGEGSSVNMTCLSHGFPAPKILWSRQLPNGELQPFSENATLTLISTKMEDSGVYICEGINQAGRSRKEVELIIQVTPKDIKLTAFPSESVKEGDTVIISCTCGNVPETWIILKKKAETGDTVLKSIDGAYTIQKAQLKDAGVYECESKNKVGSQLRSLTLDVQGRENNKDYFSPELLGLYFASSLIIPAIGMIIYFARKANMKGSYSLVEAQKSKV; this is translated from the exons ATGCCTGGGAAGATGGCCGTGATCTTTGGAGCCTCAAATATACTTTGGATAATGTTTGCAGCTT CTCAAGCTTTTAAAATCGAGACCACCCCAGAATCTAGATATCTTGCTCAGATTGGTGACTCCGTCTCATTGACTTGCAGCACCACAGGCTGTGAGTCCCCATTTTTCTCTTGGAGAACCCAGATAGATAGTCCACTGAATGGGAAGGTGACGAATGAGGGGACCACGTCTACGCTGACAATGAATCCTGTTAGTTTTGGGAACGAACACTCTTACCTGTGCACAGCAACTTGTGAATCTAGGAAATTGGAAAAAGGAATCCAGGTGGAGATCTACT CTTTTCCTAAGGATCCAGAGATTCATTTCAGTGGccctctggaggctgggaagccgaTCACAGTCAAGTGTTCGGTTGCTGATGTATACCCATTTGACAGGCTGGAGATAGACTTACTGAAAGGAGATCATCTCATGAAGAGTCAGGAATTTCTGGAGGATGCAGACAGGAAGTCCCTGGAAACCAAGAGTTTGGAAGTAACCTTTACTCCTGTCATTGAGGATATTGGAAAAGTTCTTGTTTGCCGAGCTAAATTACGCATTGAGGAAATGGATTCTGTGCCCACAGAAAGGCAGGCTGTAAAAGAATTGCAAGTCTACA taTCACCCAAGAATACAGTTATTTCTGTGAATCCATCCACAAAGCTACAAGAAGGTGGCTCTGTGACCATGACCTGTTCCAGTGAGGGTCTACCACCTCCAGAGATTTTCTGGAGTAAGAAATTAGATAATGGGAATCTACAGCATCTTTCTGGGAATGCAACTCTCACTTTAATTGCTATGAGGATGGAAGATTCTGGAATTTATGTGTGTGAAGGAGTTAATTTGattggaaaaaacagaaaagaggtgGAATTAATTGTTCAAG CATTCCCTAGAGATCCAGAAATCGAGATGAGTGGTGACCTCATTGGTGGGAGCCCCGTCACTGTAAGCTGCAAGGTTCCTAGCGTGTACCCCCTTGACCGGTTGGAGATTGAATTACTTAAGGGGGAGACTATTCTGAAGAATATAGAGTTTTTGGAGGATACGGATATGAAATCTCTAGAGAACAAAAGTTTGGAAATGACCTTCATCCCTACCATTGAAGATACTGGAAAAGCTCTTGTTTGTCAGGCTAAGTTACATATTGATGACATGGAATTCGAACCCAAACAAAGGCAGAGTACACAAACACTTTATGTCAATG TTGCCCCCAGAGATACAACCGTCTTGGTCAGCCCTTCCTCCATCCTGGGGGAAGGCAGTTCTGTGAATATGACATGCTTGAGCCACGGCTTTCCTGCTCCGAAAATCCTGTGGAGTAGGCAGCTCCCTAATGGGGAGCTACAGCCTTTTTCTGAGAATGCAACTCTCACCTTAATTTCTACAAAAATGGAAGATTCTGGGGTTTATATATGTGAAGGAATTAACCAGGCTGGAAGAAGCAGAAAGGAAGTGGAATTAATTATCCAAG TTACTccaaaagacataaaacttacaGCTTTTCCTTCTGAGAGTGTCAAAGAAGGAGATACTGTCATCATCTCTTGTACATGTGGAAATGTTCCAGAAACATGGATAATCCTGAAGAAAAAAGCAGAGACAGGAGACACGGTACTAAAATCTATAGATGGCGCCTATACCATCCAAAAGGCCCAGTTGAAAGATGCAGGAGTATATGAATGTGAATCTAAAAACAAAGTTGGCTCACAATTAAGAAGTTTAACACTAGATGTTCAAG gaagagaaaacaaCAAAGACTATTTTTCTCCTGAGCTTCTCGGGCTCTATTTTGCATCCTCCTTAATAATACCTGCCATTGGAATGATAATTTACTTTGCAAGAAAAGCCAACATGAAGGGGTCATATAGTCTTGTAGAAGCACAGAAATCAAAAGTGTAG